In one window of Candidatus Palauibacter scopulicola DNA:
- a CDS encoding type II toxin-antitoxin system HicB family antitoxin, which translates to MYKYAIILYWSDEGQAFVAEAPELPGCMAHGDDHESALSNIKDAMQFWIDRARELGRPVPEPKGERLMPA; encoded by the coding sequence ATGTACAAGTACGCGATCATTCTCTACTGGAGCGACGAAGGTCAGGCTTTCGTCGCCGAGGCGCCCGAGTTGCCCGGGTGCATGGCGCACGGAGACGATCACGAGAGCGCCTTGAGCAACATCAAGGATGCGATGCAGTTCTGGATCGACCGGGCACGGGAGTTGGGACGGCCCGTACCGGAACCCAAGGGCGAGCGCCTGATGCCGGCTTGA
- a CDS encoding carboxypeptidase regulatory-like domain-containing protein, whose product MPADRGRVRLTIATVALVVLQSAVASAVQGQVVRGRLVDDGDSAAIAGAMITLVGRDGRGVARMLTRSGTGVFELRVPAPGEYRLRAERIGYGTTHSAFFRISTRDTLTVQMAAPIEAISLAEISVSVRPQCHLRPEEGLAVARVWDEARKALAAASWTQERGLYRYEMLGIKRFLDQDGRRVEAEDRAYGQALVPVPYVARSADSLVHGGFARFSAEASDFWGPDAGVLLSDPFLDTHCLRIRSGVSGLVGLEFEPLPDRNVADIAGTMWLDAATAELQRVDYRYVNLPVPEWLMDASPGGTVSFRGLPDGTWIVTSWNIRMFTAGEAEHPLTGQPTATLEGVAITHGEVLRAHGDAGVVFEGHRGRRVAGTVVDSLGVGLPNARVYVRGSGTETETDAEGRFELDRLGAGTYALQFTHPYLEPLWYESEPVEVEMGPDVDSRVEVRFEAPPLSDVLSAVCGRNGPPGVPMVSAAGTAVWQTGILTGTVTDTDGNPIEDATLHLLTRAYDPRHFARVRDPRTINLEEQRSRWTEKSSSTGFYRVCWLPSGVPIELVVLGSDEDVDRDALEAALSLADVFPGRVTTLTIDPTSPQRALNLRLEVGGRDDPH is encoded by the coding sequence GTGCCCGCCGACCGCGGCAGGGTCCGGCTGACGATCGCGACGGTCGCGCTGGTCGTGCTCCAGAGTGCGGTTGCGTCGGCCGTGCAGGGCCAGGTGGTGCGTGGCAGGCTCGTTGACGATGGGGACAGCGCGGCCATTGCGGGGGCGATGATCACCCTGGTGGGCCGGGACGGCCGCGGCGTCGCGCGGATGCTTACGCGGAGCGGTACGGGTGTGTTCGAGTTGCGGGTCCCCGCCCCCGGCGAATACCGGTTGCGCGCCGAGCGGATCGGGTATGGGACCACGCACTCGGCATTCTTCAGGATCTCCACCCGCGACACCCTGACGGTGCAGATGGCCGCGCCCATCGAGGCGATTTCGCTGGCGGAAATCAGCGTGTCCGTCCGTCCCCAGTGCCATCTGCGCCCCGAGGAGGGGCTGGCCGTCGCCAGAGTCTGGGACGAGGCGCGCAAGGCGCTCGCGGCGGCGAGCTGGACGCAGGAGCGAGGCCTCTACCGGTACGAGATGCTGGGCATCAAGCGGTTTCTCGACCAGGACGGACGCAGGGTGGAGGCCGAGGATCGAGCCTATGGGCAGGCCCTCGTGCCCGTACCGTACGTCGCCCGTTCAGCCGACTCTCTCGTGCACGGAGGATTCGCGAGGTTCTCGGCCGAGGCGTCGGATTTCTGGGGTCCCGACGCCGGCGTTCTTCTCTCCGATCCGTTTCTCGACACCCACTGCCTGCGGATCCGGTCCGGAGTCAGCGGACTCGTCGGGTTGGAGTTCGAGCCCCTGCCGGACCGGAACGTGGCGGACATCGCGGGAACGATGTGGCTCGATGCGGCGACCGCGGAACTCCAGCGGGTGGACTACCGCTACGTGAACCTCCCCGTGCCCGAGTGGCTGATGGATGCGTCTCCCGGCGGCACCGTGAGCTTTCGCGGCCTCCCGGACGGCACCTGGATCGTCACCTCGTGGAACATCCGGATGTTCACGGCGGGCGAGGCCGAGCACCCGCTCACGGGCCAGCCCACGGCCACCCTGGAGGGCGTCGCCATCACGCACGGCGAAGTGCTTCGGGCGCATGGCGACGCGGGCGTGGTCTTTGAAGGACACCGGGGGAGGCGCGTCGCGGGGACCGTCGTCGACTCGCTCGGCGTCGGACTGCCAAACGCGCGCGTCTACGTGCGGGGATCCGGCACGGAGACGGAAACCGATGCCGAAGGCCGATTCGAGCTGGACCGCCTGGGCGCCGGCACCTACGCGCTCCAATTCACGCATCCGTACCTGGAGCCGCTGTGGTACGAATCCGAGCCCGTCGAGGTGGAAATGGGACCGGACGTCGACAGCCGGGTCGAGGTCCGGTTCGAAGCGCCCCCGCTGAGCGATGTCCTCTCCGCGGTCTGCGGTCGAAATGGCCCACCCGGCGTTCCCATGGTCTCCGCCGCCGGCACCGCAGTCTGGCAAACGGGCATCCTCACCGGGACGGTGACGGACACGGACGGAAACCCGATCGAGGACGCGACGCTTCACCTGCTGACGAGGGCATACGACCCCCGCCACTTCGCCAGGGTCCGGGATCCGCGCACCATCAACCTCGAGGAACAGCGCAGCCGCTGGACGGAAAAAAGCAGCTCGACCGGCTTCTACCGAGTGTGCTGGCTGCCCTCCGGCGTCCCGATTGAGCTGGTGGTGCTCGGCAGCGACGAAGACGTGGACCGGGACGCGCTCGAAGCTGCGCTGAGCCTCGCCGACGTGTTTCCGGGTCGCGTTACGACCCTGACCATCGACCCCACGTCGCCGCAAAGGGCGCTGAACCTGCGCCTGGAGGTTGGGGGCCGCGACGACCCACACTAA
- a CDS encoding XRE family transcriptional regulator yields the protein MFGRRLRLARKRAGLSMRALAERMDPRITAQAISKYETGKMMPRSAVLVGLAKALDVSVDFLMSSQVEILDGLEFRKHSGTSARDRARAEAVLIDNLERYLTIEEILGIPPASDRFEGRRCGSVAEAEEIDGMADELRNAWDLGLDPVPNLCGLLDEKGIKVIEDDLPARISGLACQVLRGGKPVADAVLVSSRANVERKRLTLAHDLAHRMIRATGNPAIKLEAAMNRFAVAFLVPGRHLRERAGEGRRRITYCEIIRLKHTYGVSAAAMLVRLGQVGALTPAAVRRAFRTFARSWRKTEPEPLEGNEGFAAFEKPQRFRSLVCRAVGEELISPIRAATLLNESLDVVERQIAGPANR from the coding sequence ATGTTTGGACGACGGCTACGGCTCGCCCGCAAACGCGCCGGCCTTTCCATGCGCGCGCTGGCCGAGCGGATGGATCCGAGGATCACCGCTCAGGCCATCAGCAAGTACGAGACCGGGAAGATGATGCCCCGTTCGGCGGTCCTGGTCGGTCTCGCGAAGGCCCTCGACGTCTCGGTGGACTTCCTCATGAGTTCCCAGGTTGAGATCCTCGACGGCCTTGAGTTCCGGAAGCACTCCGGCACCTCCGCCCGGGATCGCGCCAGAGCCGAAGCCGTGCTGATCGACAACCTCGAGCGATACCTGACCATCGAGGAGATCCTCGGCATTCCGCCTGCGAGCGATCGTTTTGAAGGCCGTCGTTGTGGCAGCGTTGCCGAGGCCGAAGAGATCGACGGCATGGCCGACGAACTCCGCAACGCGTGGGACCTCGGCCTCGATCCCGTGCCCAACCTGTGCGGCCTCCTCGATGAGAAAGGGATCAAGGTGATCGAAGACGATCTCCCGGCGCGCATCAGCGGCTTGGCCTGCCAGGTCCTGCGAGGGGGCAAGCCGGTCGCCGACGCCGTCCTCGTATCGAGTCGGGCCAACGTCGAGCGGAAACGCCTCACCCTGGCCCACGACCTCGCGCACAGGATGATCCGTGCCACCGGCAACCCAGCCATCAAGCTGGAAGCTGCGATGAACCGCTTCGCGGTCGCCTTCCTCGTCCCGGGTCGGCATCTCCGTGAGAGAGCCGGTGAGGGACGTCGCCGGATCACTTACTGTGAGATCATCCGCCTCAAACACACGTACGGGGTGTCGGCGGCCGCCATGCTCGTACGTCTCGGCCAGGTCGGCGCTCTGACCCCTGCCGCGGTCCGACGCGCATTTCGAACCTTCGCCCGCTCCTGGCGGAAGACTGAACCGGAACCCCTCGAGGGCAACGAAGGATTCGCGGCGTTCGAGAAGCCCCAGCGCTTCAGGAGCCTTGTCTGCCGCGCGGTCGGCGAAGAGCTGATCTCGCCGATCCGGGCGGCCACTCTCCTCAACGAATCCCTCGACGTGGTCGAGCGGCAGATCGCCGGTCCCGCCAACCGGTGA
- a CDS encoding ATP-binding protein encodes MASAEQLKALLRSHLEGDDDRFISVAMQVAAHEAKVGHGKLATELRDIIDKAKSRRGAGSPVPIGRPRGELANLLEASFPKARLGDMILGKALASRIDRIIREQRHASQILDHGLSPRRKLLLVGPPGTGKTLSASVLAGELGLPLLQVRLDGLITRFMGETAAKLRQIFDATGQTRGVYFFDEFDAIGSERGIANDVGEIRRVLNSFLQMIEQDDSHSIVMAATNHPSVLDQALFRRFDDILHFEMPDEDQIAELLKTRVGPRASQDITWGDLAWRAVGLSFADVARVANDVLKDALVGQRQQIQAEEIRAVIDERKAVAILPDPKE; translated from the coding sequence ATGGCCAGTGCCGAGCAGCTCAAGGCGTTGCTGAGGTCGCATCTGGAAGGCGACGACGACCGATTCATCTCGGTCGCCATGCAGGTTGCCGCCCACGAAGCGAAGGTTGGGCACGGCAAACTGGCCACCGAACTCCGCGACATTATCGACAAGGCCAAGAGCCGACGTGGGGCTGGATCCCCGGTGCCGATCGGTCGACCGCGCGGCGAACTGGCCAACCTGCTCGAAGCTTCGTTCCCCAAGGCACGGTTGGGGGACATGATCCTCGGGAAGGCCCTGGCGAGTCGCATCGACCGAATCATTCGTGAGCAGCGCCACGCCAGCCAGATCCTGGATCACGGCCTCTCGCCGAGGCGCAAGCTCCTGCTCGTGGGCCCTCCGGGTACCGGGAAGACGCTTTCCGCATCCGTCCTGGCGGGAGAACTCGGTCTCCCCCTGCTCCAGGTTCGGCTTGACGGCCTGATCACCAGGTTCATGGGAGAGACCGCGGCCAAGCTGCGGCAGATCTTCGACGCCACCGGCCAGACACGAGGCGTTTACTTCTTTGACGAGTTCGACGCCATCGGCTCGGAACGCGGGATCGCCAACGACGTGGGCGAGATCCGGCGGGTGCTGAACAGCTTCCTCCAAATGATCGAGCAGGACGACTCGCACAGCATCGTGATGGCCGCGACCAATCATCCGAGCGTACTCGACCAGGCGCTCTTCCGCCGCTTTGACGACATCCTTCACTTCGAGATGCCGGACGAGGACCAAATCGCCGAGCTGTTGAAGACGCGGGTTGGTCCGCGCGCTTCGCAGGACATCACGTGGGGCGACCTCGCGTGGCGGGCAGTGGGCCTGAGCTTCGCGGACGTGGCGCGGGTGGCAAACGACGTTCTCAAGGACGCACTCGTCGGGCAGCGGCAGCAGATCCAGGCGGAGGAGATTCGGGCGGTGATCGACGAGCGCAAAGCGGTCGCCATTCTCCCCGACCCGAAGGAGTAG